From the genome of Psychroserpens ponticola, one region includes:
- a CDS encoding chondroitinase-B domain-containing protein has translation MKKIIYSLSLLILLMACGNQEVASEIKVSNIDELNTAIKTCQAGDNIVLSNGIWNDVQIKFRGKGTKDKPITLKAETEGKVTIEGQSYLKFGGEYLVVEGLHFKNGYSPSSAVIDFKISHKDTLDEIASHCKITNCVIEDFNKPKRDKSDLWVQFWGRHNELSNCYIAGKTNRGPTVRVSIEGIESINNYHQIVNNHFGPRPVKGGPSGETIQLGNSYTSMSPSHTMVSNNLFEECNGEVEVISSKTNFNEFRNNVFYKSEGSLVTRHGNYCTIDGNYFIGDGENENYGGIRIINTGHWVTNNYFYNLKGKSFRSPLAVMNGIPKSPLNRYNQVTDVVVAYNTYVNCSSPWQFGVGTNIAQADVLPKSEIRSARAIRTTVANNIVYNEKGLEAIVVENDKADGVLFKNNVVNNQGVAFENFNKGIVEASLGLKKISDNISLPTGVSNEIEAYNGYGFNDIENDLFGNSRKDNASIGAAFSVDVSNPNILDKSKYGTTWFSNEIKDKNPVTHNAANAEELQTKIDEANNGDIIIINRGKHVLSKSLVINKKITIKTIDKSKVILYFTGKENTPAFQLHPKGFLTLDNIYLKGNATNYAFASLIENMSNHFGLTVLNSELSNFNYVLKAYKETFAERITFENTIISNCENGIELSEETNDKGDYNTEYLTINNCDFNNVKANVIDYYRGGYDESTIGGNLLVTNSEFTNCGAKEKNKILLNHRGIVNVNIANNTFKNNAVEFVSILWGAKNNIESDNSLSNSGQIKTEENLVMKLMY, from the coding sequence ATGAAAAAAATAATATATAGTCTTAGTCTTTTAATTTTGTTAATGGCTTGTGGTAATCAAGAAGTCGCAAGTGAAATTAAAGTGTCAAATATTGATGAATTAAATACAGCAATTAAAACCTGTCAAGCTGGAGATAATATTGTTTTATCAAATGGAATATGGAACGATGTTCAAATTAAATTTAGAGGTAAAGGAACTAAAGATAAACCGATCACTTTAAAAGCTGAAACTGAAGGGAAAGTTACTATTGAAGGTCAATCGTATTTGAAATTTGGTGGCGAATATTTAGTAGTTGAAGGCTTACATTTTAAAAACGGATATTCACCTTCAAGTGCTGTAATAGATTTTAAAATAAGCCATAAAGATACACTCGATGAAATCGCTAGTCATTGTAAAATTACCAATTGTGTTATCGAAGATTTCAACAAACCTAAGCGTGATAAAAGTGATTTATGGGTGCAATTTTGGGGAAGACATAATGAGTTAAGTAATTGCTATATCGCTGGGAAAACTAATAGAGGACCAACCGTAAGAGTAAGTATAGAAGGTATTGAGAGTATTAATAATTACCATCAAATTGTAAATAATCATTTTGGACCAAGGCCTGTAAAAGGTGGTCCAAGTGGAGAAACGATTCAGTTAGGAAACAGTTATACGTCTATGTCGCCAAGCCATACGATGGTTTCTAACAACTTATTTGAAGAATGCAACGGTGAAGTTGAAGTGATTTCTAGTAAAACAAACTTCAATGAGTTCAGAAATAATGTGTTTTATAAAAGTGAAGGTTCTTTAGTAACACGTCATGGTAATTATTGTACCATAGACGGAAATTACTTTATTGGTGATGGTGAAAATGAAAATTATGGTGGCATTAGAATCATTAATACAGGGCATTGGGTAACTAATAACTATTTCTATAACCTAAAAGGGAAAAGCTTCAGAAGCCCTTTAGCAGTTATGAATGGGATTCCAAAATCACCTTTAAACCGTTATAATCAAGTTACAGATGTTGTTGTGGCGTATAACACTTATGTAAATTGTAGTTCGCCTTGGCAATTTGGTGTGGGTACAAACATTGCACAAGCTGATGTGTTGCCTAAATCTGAAATCCGTTCAGCAAGAGCAATTAGGACTACAGTTGCTAATAATATTGTTTACAATGAAAAAGGGTTAGAAGCAATTGTTGTCGAAAACGACAAAGCAGATGGTGTTTTATTTAAAAATAATGTTGTGAATAATCAAGGTGTAGCGTTTGAAAATTTCAATAAAGGTATAGTGGAAGCATCTTTAGGTTTGAAGAAAATATCAGATAATATATCGCTTCCAACAGGTGTTTCAAATGAAATAGAAGCCTACAACGGTTACGGTTTTAACGACATTGAAAACGATTTATTTGGGAATTCTAGAAAAGATAATGCAAGTATTGGTGCAGCTTTTAGCGTAGATGTTTCTAATCCAAATATATTAGACAAATCTAAATATGGTACCACTTGGTTTTCTAATGAAATAAAAGACAAAAACCCAGTAACACATAATGCAGCTAATGCGGAAGAATTGCAAACTAAAATTGACGAAGCGAATAATGGAGATATAATTATTATCAATAGAGGAAAACATGTTTTATCAAAATCATTAGTCATTAATAAGAAAATCACCATTAAAACGATAGACAAATCTAAAGTCATACTCTATTTTACAGGAAAAGAAAATACTCCTGCGTTTCAATTACATCCTAAAGGTTTTCTTACACTTGACAATATCTATTTAAAAGGAAATGCTACAAATTATGCGTTTGCAAGTTTAATAGAGAACATGTCTAACCATTTTGGATTAACAGTTTTAAATTCTGAATTAAGTAACTTTAATTATGTTTTAAAAGCTTATAAAGAAACGTTTGCCGAACGGATTACTTTTGAAAATACGATTATTTCAAATTGTGAAAATGGTATAGAGTTATCTGAAGAAACGAACGATAAAGGCGATTATAATACAGAATATTTAACCATAAACAACTGTGATTTTAATAATGTAAAAGCAAATGTTATTGATTATTACAGAGGAGGATATGATGAGTCTACTATTGGAGGAAATCTTTTAGTAACCAATAGTGAGTTTACTAACTGCGGTGCAAAAGAGAAAAATAAAATTCTACTAAACCATAGAGGTATTGTAAATGTAAATATTGCTAATAACACATTTAAAAATAATGCCGTTGAATTTGTTTCCATTTTATGGGGAGCAAAAAATAATATAGAATCTGATAATAGTTTATCAAATTCAGGGCAAATAAAAACAGAAGAAAATTTAGTAATGAAACTGATGTATTAA
- the gndA gene encoding NADP-dependent phosphogluconate dehydrogenase, translating to MKKVIFVIGVSGCGKSTIGKLLAQELDIPFFDGDDFHPEHNVTKMSSGQALNDDDRQGWLETLNDLAKKQLKENSCIIVCSALKETYRDTLSRDIESKAKWVHLSGSFEQIFKRMNSRSDHFMPSELLKSQFDILEHPKDALQIDISLTPENIVKTIKNKLMNTSEFGLFGLGVMGKSLCRNLANNGFKISMFNRHVDGVEEHVAKNFKAEYPELSEASDFDDIFAFVNSLQQPRRIMLMVNAGKTIDYVIEDLLPHLSENDIIIDGGNSNYKKTKERYDYLKSKGIHFIGTGVSGGEEGALKGPSIMPSGDKEAYEKVAPFLETISAKDKNGLPCCTYVGTEGSGQFIKMVHNGIEYVEMQLLAEVSTIIEALGQKPDDIANTLDGWKNAASSYLLEITTAIFRKKEGDEWLVKKILDKAGNKGTGNWTTIASAELGVPSTLIASALFSRYVSFYKDERIQLNKNFESVNSSELNLTTNDVLEAYQFARIINHYQGFKLIAEASNKYQWNLNLSEIARIWTNGCIIRSTLMEELVEVFKHTDNILTHPQLIAYVKQYMPALKKVVSQSILNDISTPALGEAIHFLIGITTKYASANVIQAQRDFFGAHTYQRLDDDSGKSYHTNWN from the coding sequence TTGAAAAAAGTAATATTTGTTATAGGAGTTTCTGGTTGTGGAAAAAGCACTATCGGAAAACTATTAGCTCAAGAATTAGATATCCCTTTTTTTGATGGTGACGATTTTCATCCAGAGCATAATGTTACAAAAATGTCTAGCGGACAAGCCTTAAATGATGATGATAGACAAGGTTGGTTGGAGACTTTAAACGATTTGGCTAAAAAGCAACTAAAAGAAAATAGTTGTATTATCGTTTGTTCAGCTTTAAAGGAAACGTATCGAGATACATTAAGTCGTGATATTGAAAGTAAAGCTAAATGGGTGCATTTATCAGGATCTTTTGAGCAGATTTTTAAAAGAATGAATAGTAGATCAGATCATTTTATGCCTTCAGAATTACTGAAATCACAATTCGATATTTTAGAACATCCTAAAGACGCATTACAAATAGATATTAGCTTGACACCAGAAAACATTGTGAAAACTATAAAAAACAAATTAATGAATACCTCAGAATTTGGATTATTTGGTCTAGGAGTTATGGGAAAAAGCCTATGCAGAAATTTAGCCAATAACGGATTTAAAATTTCAATGTTTAATAGGCATGTTGATGGCGTTGAAGAGCATGTCGCTAAAAATTTTAAAGCTGAATATCCAGAATTGTCTGAAGCTTCTGATTTTGATGATATTTTTGCTTTTGTCAATTCTTTACAGCAACCAAGACGTATCATGTTAATGGTTAATGCTGGAAAAACAATTGATTATGTAATTGAAGATTTATTGCCTCATTTGTCTGAAAACGATATTATTATTGATGGCGGTAATTCAAACTATAAAAAAACGAAAGAACGTTACGATTATTTAAAGTCTAAAGGAATTCATTTTATAGGAACTGGTGTTTCTGGAGGAGAAGAAGGTGCTCTTAAAGGACCATCTATTATGCCAAGTGGAGATAAAGAAGCCTATGAGAAAGTAGCACCTTTTCTAGAAACTATTTCAGCTAAAGATAAAAATGGTTTGCCATGTTGTACATATGTTGGTACTGAAGGAAGTGGACAATTCATAAAAATGGTCCACAATGGTATCGAGTATGTAGAAATGCAATTATTGGCTGAAGTGTCTACCATTATAGAAGCTTTAGGACAAAAACCTGACGATATCGCAAATACGTTAGATGGTTGGAAAAACGCTGCAAGTAGTTATCTATTAGAAATAACTACTGCTATTTTTAGAAAGAAAGAAGGAGATGAATGGTTGGTGAAAAAGATTTTGGATAAAGCAGGAAATAAAGGTACAGGGAACTGGACAACGATCGCTTCGGCAGAACTTGGTGTACCTAGTACTTTGATTGCTTCTGCATTGTTTTCACGATATGTTTCTTTTTATAAAGATGAAAGAATTCAGCTAAATAAGAATTTTGAAAGTGTAAATTCTTCAGAATTAAATCTGACAACAAATGATGTTTTAGAAGCGTATCAATTCGCTAGAATTATAAATCATTATCAAGGTTTTAAATTAATTGCTGAGGCGTCTAATAAATATCAATGGAATTTAAATCTTAGTGAAATTGCTAGAATTTGGACAAACGGTTGTATTATAAGATCAACTTTAATGGAAGAATTGGTTGAAGTCTTTAAACACACAGATAATATACTAACCCATCCACAATTAATTGCTTACGTTAAACAATATATGCCAGCGTTAAAAAAGGTAGTGTCCCAAAGTATTCTTAATGACATTTCAACACCTGCTTTAGGAGAAGCTATACATTTTTTAATTGGAATTACAACAAAATACGCTTCAGCTAATGTTATCCAAGCGCAAAGAGATTTTTTTGGTGCGCATACATATCAAAGATTAGATGATGATTCTGGAAAGAGTTATCATACCAATTGGAATTAA
- a CDS encoding polysaccharide lyase family 7 protein — protein MKKIIVITVTFLAFIACKNDSKTTSDIISETPIKTEDLKKHPSDVLPFLDEFSILCGDGTKMENLVNSEHKDFFYVTNDGKTDWVVYKTPNSGITSRTSSNTRTEMSQKKHWKTMEGGKLTGTLKVQHVSTSGDARVAASYAVVVGQIHGTEGHENEPLKIFYKKFPGHKNGSVYWNYEINTAGDDNSGRWDYSTAVWGNDMSVIGTSPNTYPEEPIDGIALGEEFSYEINVYEGIMYLTFTREGHNTKTFTKSLIKSEFTKALPQQIKTLYASIGRDGLERESAYAGELQNFKQGAYNQTNGKNPEDNMVWSTGSETYDGDIAKQYANGCYAEVWFKEGTLGEGTAPIN, from the coding sequence ATGAAAAAAATAATAGTTATTACAGTTACATTTCTAGCATTTATTGCTTGTAAGAATGATTCTAAAACGACTTCTGATATAATTTCAGAAACACCTATTAAAACGGAAGACCTTAAAAAACATCCAAGCGATGTGCTTCCATTTTTAGACGAATTCAGCATCCTTTGTGGAGATGGCACTAAAATGGAAAACTTAGTTAATTCGGAACACAAAGATTTTTTCTATGTTACAAATGATGGGAAAACAGATTGGGTTGTATATAAAACACCAAACTCTGGTATAACGTCTAGAACATCAAGTAATACAAGAACAGAAATGAGTCAAAAAAAACATTGGAAAACCATGGAAGGTGGCAAATTAACTGGAACACTTAAAGTGCAACATGTTTCTACTTCTGGTGATGCTAGAGTTGCTGCTTCATATGCTGTTGTAGTTGGACAAATTCATGGTACTGAAGGGCACGAAAACGAACCTTTAAAAATCTTTTATAAAAAATTTCCTGGACATAAGAATGGTTCGGTGTATTGGAATTACGAAATTAATACCGCTGGAGATGATAATTCTGGTAGATGGGATTATTCAACAGCAGTTTGGGGAAATGACATGTCTGTTATTGGCACCAGCCCAAATACATATCCTGAAGAACCTATAGATGGAATTGCTTTAGGTGAAGAATTCAGTTACGAAATAAACGTATATGAAGGTATAATGTATTTGACATTTACAAGAGAAGGTCATAACACTAAAACCTTTACCAAAAGTTTAATAAAATCAGAGTTTACTAAAGCACTGCCACAACAAATTAAAACGTTATATGCATCTATTGGTCGTGATGGTTTAGAGCGTGAAAGTGCTTATGCTGGTGAATTGCAAAATTTTAAACAAGGTGCATATAATCAGACGAATGGAAAAAATCCAGAAGACAATATGGTATGGAGTACTGGTTCAGAAACTTATGATGGTGATATAGCAAAACAATATGCAAATGGATGTTATGCTGAGGTATGGTTTAAAGAAGGCACCTTAGGCGAAGGAACAGCACCTATCAATTAA
- a CDS encoding chondroitinase-B domain-containing protein, with translation MKNKRSLGFVSIIILLVLTVSFADANSRVLKVKNVTEFNDAVKNANPGDVITLANGVWSDAELVFEGKGTAENPIKLTVEDKGKVTLEGNSNLQLAGEHLIVEGLVFKNGFTPTNAVISFRKNREEMANNCRLTECVIDNYNNPERQVQDYWITIYGQNNRIDHNHIAGKKNLGVTMIVGLDTKGSRANNHKIDHNYFGPRPTYGNNGGETLRIGTSHHALENSNTLVESNYFDRTNGEHEIISNKACQNTFKYNTFFECTGTLTMRHGNETLVDGNVFIGNGKPSTGGVRIINETQTVINNYHVGLTGYRFRGAFVMMNGVPNSPPNRYVPVIDSKLNSNTFVNCDHIQLCAGSDSERSQAPRTSEISGNIFYNENKNDTFTIYDDISGITFKDNLLGEHGKTTIKEGFENADITLVKNEQGFLIPTSDKIKNKVTISPKIATKENTGITWYSKADTSVALNSGKTIKVEAGINTLYNIVKTSEAGDIIELEDDGTYLITKAVKINHPLTFKTSGAKKATILFERMMAFEIQNGGSLSLENVSFDGTKSPDYAGNSVISTSKNSMIDNYKLFIDNCEFKDMVVNHSFDVLRVSKGTFADTISIQNSTFKNISGHITALDKETDDIGAYNVEYLIMKNNTVTNLQGAALRLYRGGKDESTFGPFLEVDHNVFNNVGFGKKNKYKAAMSLYGVQVNDIQNNNFNNTKGLNMHLVVGEPIVNVVNNNYYKSDEIIVTGDQKHNISNLYNIEPTFKEGTFELSADSSLKNKGTDNQDIGTISKN, from the coding sequence ATGAAAAACAAACGTTCCCTCGGCTTTGTCTCAATCATTATTTTATTAGTATTAACGGTGTCTTTTGCTGACGCTAATTCCAGAGTTTTAAAAGTTAAAAACGTAACAGAGTTTAACGATGCAGTAAAAAACGCAAACCCTGGTGATGTTATTACATTAGCTAATGGTGTTTGGAGTGACGCTGAACTCGTTTTTGAAGGTAAAGGAACTGCAGAAAATCCAATTAAACTTACTGTAGAAGATAAAGGAAAAGTAACTCTAGAAGGTAATTCTAATTTGCAATTAGCTGGAGAGCATTTAATTGTTGAAGGACTCGTTTTTAAAAATGGATTCACGCCAACTAACGCAGTAATCTCGTTCAGAAAAAATAGAGAGGAAATGGCTAATAATTGCCGTTTAACTGAATGTGTGATCGATAATTACAATAACCCAGAACGTCAAGTACAAGATTATTGGATTACCATTTACGGACAAAATAATCGTATTGATCACAATCACATTGCAGGCAAAAAGAATTTAGGGGTCACTATGATTGTTGGTTTAGATACTAAAGGAAGTAGAGCAAACAATCATAAAATAGATCACAACTATTTTGGTCCTCGTCCAACATATGGAAATAATGGAGGAGAAACTTTAAGAATTGGTACTAGCCATCACGCCTTGGAAAATTCAAATACTTTAGTAGAATCTAATTATTTTGATAGAACCAACGGAGAACACGAAATCATTTCTAATAAAGCCTGTCAAAACACATTTAAATACAATACATTTTTTGAGTGTACTGGAACATTAACCATGCGTCATGGAAATGAAACTTTAGTTGATGGTAATGTATTTATTGGGAATGGAAAACCAAGTACTGGAGGAGTTCGTATTATTAATGAAACACAAACGGTTATAAATAATTATCATGTTGGCTTAACGGGTTACCGTTTTAGAGGCGCATTTGTGATGATGAATGGTGTGCCAAATTCGCCACCAAATCGTTACGTTCCAGTAATCGATTCTAAATTAAATAGTAATACGTTTGTTAATTGCGATCATATTCAATTATGTGCTGGAAGTGATTCAGAAAGAAGCCAAGCGCCTAGAACTTCAGAAATTTCAGGAAACATTTTTTATAACGAAAACAAGAATGACACGTTTACTATTTATGATGATATAAGTGGAATCACTTTTAAAGACAATCTTCTAGGCGAACATGGAAAAACGACTATAAAAGAAGGTTTTGAAAATGCAGACATTACATTGGTGAAAAATGAACAAGGATTCTTAATTCCTACTTCAGATAAAATTAAAAATAAAGTAACTATTAGTCCAAAGATTGCAACTAAAGAAAATACTGGTATAACTTGGTATTCTAAAGCAGATACTAGTGTTGCATTAAATTCTGGTAAAACAATTAAAGTGGAAGCTGGTATTAATACCTTGTATAACATTGTGAAAACTTCGGAAGCTGGAGATATTATAGAGTTAGAAGACGATGGAACATATTTAATAACCAAAGCAGTAAAAATAAACCATCCTTTAACTTTCAAAACATCAGGAGCTAAAAAAGCAACGATTTTGTTTGAACGTATGATGGCTTTCGAGATTCAAAATGGAGGAAGCTTATCATTAGAGAATGTAAGTTTCGACGGAACAAAATCTCCAGATTATGCAGGTAATTCTGTGATTAGTACAAGTAAAAACTCAATGATTGATAACTATAAATTATTTATAGACAACTGTGAGTTTAAAGATATGGTCGTTAATCATTCGTTTGATGTGCTTCGAGTGTCAAAAGGCACATTTGCAGATACGATAAGTATTCAAAATTCAACATTCAAAAATATATCAGGACATATTACCGCATTAGATAAAGAAACGGATGATATTGGAGCTTATAATGTAGAATACTTGATAATGAAAAATAATACAGTTACCAATTTGCAAGGTGCTGCATTGCGTTTGTATAGAGGTGGAAAAGATGAAAGTACGTTCGGTCCATTTTTAGAAGTAGATCACAATGTATTTAATAATGTAGGTTTTGGCAAAAAGAACAAGTATAAAGCTGCAATGTCTTTATATGGTGTTCAGGTAAACGATATTCAAAATAACAATTTTAATAATACGAAAGGGCTAAACATGCATTTAGTTGTTGGTGAGCCAATTGTAAATGTCGTAAATAATAATTACTATAAATCTGATGAGATTATAGTAACAGGAGATCAAAAACATAACATTTCTAACCTTTATAATATTGAACCAACATTTAAAGAAGGAACATTTGAGTTGTCAGCTGATTCTTCTTTAAAAAATAAAGGAACAGATAATCAAGACATAGGAACTATTTCTAAAAACTAA
- a CDS encoding Nramp family divalent metal transporter, protein MEAATPKKSFFKKIIAIILGFGPGIFAIGYTIGTGSVTSMIVAGSKFNMQLLWVLFLSCLFSGILMFAYGNYGLITGETALYGFKKHLKFGKILAILIIVGITFGQWNSLMGILGISSNIIFEILAVNFDGLSAHKYETVLITAIVIIVTFYLLMLVGKYTFFEKILVIFVTLMGMSFVLSLCFVQPLPMDVVKGLIPTIPNVPGGKMLVAAFVGTTMASATFLSRPLFVKGKGWTIKNLDQQKKDSITAAILIFVISGVIMAVAAGALYYQGKEVTQVLDMANTLEPVAGKWAVTIFFFGALSAGLSSIFPCLLIAPLLVADYQSGELDTNSRQFRIITAVACLVALIGPAFGANPIEIQILSQVFNVFVLPLVILGIIILVNSKKVMKDYKTSLFVNIGMFASLLFACIISYNGILALMDYF, encoded by the coding sequence ATGGAAGCAGCTACGCCTAAAAAATCATTTTTTAAAAAAATCATTGCTATAATATTAGGGTTTGGTCCTGGAATTTTTGCTATTGGTTATACTATTGGTACAGGTAGTGTAACGTCAATGATTGTTGCTGGAAGTAAATTTAATATGCAATTATTATGGGTACTCTTCTTAAGTTGCCTCTTTTCTGGAATTCTAATGTTTGCTTATGGGAATTACGGATTAATAACTGGTGAAACAGCGCTCTACGGATTTAAAAAGCATTTAAAATTTGGTAAAATTTTAGCCATATTAATTATTGTAGGAATAACATTTGGGCAATGGAATTCTCTGATGGGAATTTTAGGAATTTCATCAAATATTATATTTGAGATTTTAGCAGTAAATTTTGATGGCTTAAGTGCACATAAATATGAAACCGTTTTAATAACTGCCATTGTTATTATTGTTACGTTTTACTTATTAATGCTGGTAGGTAAGTATACCTTCTTTGAAAAGATACTCGTCATATTTGTAACCTTAATGGGAATGTCATTTGTGTTGTCATTATGTTTTGTGCAGCCACTTCCTATGGATGTTGTAAAGGGGTTAATACCAACCATTCCAAATGTGCCTGGAGGAAAAATGTTAGTTGCAGCATTTGTAGGTACTACAATGGCATCTGCTACATTTTTATCAAGACCACTATTTGTAAAAGGAAAAGGATGGACTATTAAAAATTTAGATCAACAAAAGAAAGATTCTATTACTGCTGCGATCTTAATATTTGTTATTAGTGGTGTTATTATGGCAGTAGCTGCTGGAGCTTTGTATTATCAAGGTAAGGAGGTGACACAAGTTTTAGATATGGCAAATACCTTAGAGCCTGTTGCTGGTAAATGGGCAGTTACTATTTTCTTTTTTGGCGCATTAAGTGCAGGCTTGTCTTCTATTTTCCCTTGTTTATTGATAGCACCATTATTGGTAGCAGATTATCAATCAGGTGAATTAGATACTAATTCACGTCAATTCAGAATCATTACAGCTGTTGCTTGTTTAGTTGCTTTAATTGGTCCAGCGTTTGGCGCTAATCCTATTGAGATTCAAATTCTATCTCAAGTATTTAATGTGTTTGTTTTACCATTAGTGATTTTAGGAATCATCATTTTAGTGAATAGTAAAAAAGTAATGAAAGACTATAAAACGAGTCTCTTTGTTAATATTGGAATGTTTGCGTCACTTCTTTTTGCCTGTATCATTTCTTACAATGGAATATTGGCATTAATGGACTATTTTTAA
- a CDS encoding T9SS type A sorting domain-containing protein, producing the protein MKTKLLLLALVFSMALSFAQQSGEVIVTEIYNRPLKPTQEALDAALIAYPENSNDNTTPNEGHTEWFEIYNTTASAVDMTGWILEDINGNQTIMGAFSIPAHSYASLSGFKVPDAQGGHVFDYQYDYKKPSFNNESSYSDAGDDNCPDGLIIYKADGTTVVDEVHYDYGYDNWITNGEACSYANGNSITASTGFPAQDQGSRKSFQLDANFLTATDNDNPLYWAFSTNVYDDVSASDQIGTPGSANDANPALSVNSFAASKFKVYPNPANDFITVESNSVEITSITVYDILGKNVLSQNELTNNRLDISILNNGVYFLKINANGNSITKKIIIE; encoded by the coding sequence ATGAAAACAAAATTACTTTTATTAGCCTTAGTATTTTCAATGGCTTTGTCTTTTGCACAACAGAGTGGAGAAGTCATTGTCACCGAAATTTACAACAGACCCTTAAAGCCAACTCAAGAAGCTCTTGATGCAGCTTTAATAGCTTACCCTGAAAATAGCAATGATAATACTACGCCAAACGAAGGACATACAGAATGGTTTGAAATTTATAATACAACAGCTTCTGCGGTAGATATGACAGGTTGGATTTTAGAAGATATTAACGGTAACCAGACAATTATGGGTGCTTTTAGTATTCCTGCGCATTCTTATGCGAGTTTATCAGGCTTTAAAGTTCCTGATGCACAAGGAGGACATGTTTTTGATTATCAATATGATTATAAAAAGCCTAGCTTCAATAATGAAAGTTCTTATTCTGATGCTGGTGATGATAATTGTCCTGATGGATTAATAATTTATAAAGCAGATGGGACTACAGTAGTAGATGAAGTGCATTATGATTACGGTTATGACAATTGGATAACTAATGGAGAAGCATGTAGTTATGCCAATGGAAACTCAATAACTGCTAGTACTGGATTTCCAGCTCAAGATCAAGGTTCAAGAAAATCGTTTCAATTAGATGCGAATTTTTTAACTGCTACCGATAATGACAATCCATTATATTGGGCATTTTCAACTAATGTTTATGATGACGTTAGTGCTAGTGATCAAATAGGAACTCCAGGTTCTGCAAATGATGCAAATCCAGCATTATCAGTAAATAGCTTTGCAGCTTCTAAATTCAAAGTTTATCCAAATCCTGCAAATGATTTTATTACTGTTGAATCAAATTCTGTAGAGATTACTTCTATTACAGTTTATGATATTTTAGGAAAGAATGTGCTTTCTCAAAATGAATTAACAAATAATCGTTTAGATATTTCTATATTGAATAATGGTGTTTATTTCTTAAAAATAAATGCTAACGGAAATAGTATTACTAAAAAAATTATTATAGAATAA